In Pontimonas salivibrio, the sequence TGCGATCTTGAACGTAGTACTGGTTGTTGGTGCAGGAGACGATCCTGTCTCTTGGCTGCTGGTGGGGGTAACTGTCGATGACATGACCCCATGCTGGAGCCATTTGCTGAGAGGGCAATGAACAAGCCGTCACATACGCATTGATGAAATGCTCAGAGCACTCTTCATCTCCCCATTCGTGATTATTTCCGTACCCGCATGCCACTGCGGGGAATACTGTGGTTGAGGTAACTGTTAACAACTAAGAGTCCACGCGTGTACGTCTCAGTGCAGCTCACCGCACAGGTATCACCACCCTTGAGGGATTTAAGGAGAACAGCATGAGCACCCTTGTTGTCGAAGTATCAGGAATGACCTGTGACCACTGCGTGGGCAGTGTTTCCGGTGCATTAGGGGCGCTTGAGGGTGTCGAATCTGTAGACGTTGACTTGGATCCGAAAGGTCGCTCGACAGTCACCGTCAGCCACGGTGGGGGGGACCTCTTGGCAGACGTCGCCCAGGCTGTCGCCGCCGAGGGCTACACCCTTGAGGCGGTCACGGAGAACTCGTGAGTCTCACTACCCCAGACTCCAGCCATTCCATCCAGCTCGACATTGAGGGCATGACCTGCGCGTCGTGCGCGCAACGGGTAGAAAAAGGTCTCAACACCGTCCCCGGTGTGACCGCAACGGTGAACTACGCCACCGAGAAAGCCACCATTTGGGCTGCTGAACCTGATGTGTCGGCCCTGGTTGAACAGGTCGAAAAATCCGGCTACAAGGCCCGAGCTCACAGTGCGGACAGTCCGCCAAAGCCCGACAGGGTCGCCGCACTTCGCCGGCGGGTCTTGATCTCTTCGATATTTACCCTCCCGGTCGTGGTCTTGAGCATGGTGCCCCTCGTGCAATTTCCCGGCTGGCAATGGGTGGTGTTGGCGCTTGCCCTGCCGGTGGCGACCTGGGGGGCATGGCCTTTCCACCGCTCTGCGTGGGTGAACGCGAAACACGGTCAGGCGACTATGGACACCTTGGTGTCCATTGGTGTCCTGGCGGCAACGCTGTGGTCTCTCTACGCGCTGATTTTGGGGGGTGCGGGAGAAATTGGCATGACGATGTCGATGCACCTTTTCGCCCCGCCAGACCAAATCGGAAACGAAATCTATTTGGAAGTGGCTGCTGCAGTCACCACGTTCATCTTGTTGGGCCGTTATTTGGAAACCAGGGCCAAAAGGGATGCCGGTAAAGCATTAGCGTCCCTGTTGGAAGCGGGAGTGGCAGAAGCCAGAGTCATCCGGGAGATACCCGGCCCTGAGGGCACCATCGACATTGAGACGGTTGTCCCGATCGATCAGCTGTTGGTGGGCTCTCGTTGCGTCGTCCGCCCCGGCGATCGGATTCCCACCGACGGCATTGTGCTGGAGGGTTCGTCAGCTGTCGACCAGTCATTAGTGACCGGCGAATCTGTTCCCGTGGAGGTTCAGCCTGGAACGAGTGTCATCGGCGGAACCATCAACTCTCACGGCCGCTTGGTGGTTGAAGCCAGCCGGGTGGGGGCGGATACACACCTTGCACGGATGGCCACCATTGTGGAGCGGGCCCAAAACGGTAAAGCTCGCGCCCAGCGCCTGGCCGATCAAATCTCCGGGGTGTTCGTCCCCATTGTCATCGTCTTATCCATCCTCACGCTCATTGGGTGGCTAATCTTTGGCCCTTCCGCCGAGTGGGCCTTTCGGGCCTCTGTAGCGACACTGATTATTGCCTGCCCGTGTGCCCTGGGGCTTGCCACACCCACAGCGTTACTTGCGGGAACAGGCCGCGGGGCGGAGCTGGGTATTTTGCTCTCGGGCCCCGAAGCCCTAGAGGCCAGTCGACACGTCGACACCGTGGTGTTGGATAAAACCGGAACCCTCACCACAGGGTCAATGAGTGTCAGCCACAGCGTGGTTGACACTGAGCACGAGGACGAGTTTTGGTCCTATCTGGTGAGTCTCGAATCGACCTCCAGTCACCCCATTGCGCAAGCCTTAGTCGCCCACGCCGAGCACGTCAGGTCCTACCCGGTGGAGGGCGCCAGTGCTGATGCCGGCTTCGGTGTTCAGGGCACCATCGAGGGAAGAAGCGTTCGGGTCGGCCGGTCAACGTGGTTATCCGAGGGGCAACTGAGCGTACCCCAGCATCTCACTGACGCGTTTAATGACCAGCGCCTCGACGCCTACACCGCGGTGTGGCTCGCCGTTGACGGTGAACTATGGGGAGGGGTTTACCTCTCCGATGAGCCCAAACCACAGGCTGCGGCCACCATCGCCGCCCTGCACGCCAGAAACCTGCAGGTGGTGTTACTCACCGGAGATAGCCAAGGACCGGCAGAACATGTCGCCGGACAATTAGGAATTGATCGCGTCATCGCGGGGGTGAGCCCTGAGGGCAAAGTTGACGCGGTGAGTGCCCTGCAAGATGAAGGACACCGTGTGGCCATGGTGGGTGACGGCATTAACGACGCCCCCGCGCTCGCGACAGCCAACGTGGGTATTGCCTTGGGTAGTGGCACTGACCAGGCCATGTCGGCCGGTGACATCACCAT encodes:
- a CDS encoding heavy-metal-associated domain-containing protein, yielding MSTLVVEVSGMTCDHCVGSVSGALGALEGVESVDVDLDPKGRSTVTVSHGGGDLLADVAQAVAAEGYTLEAVTENS
- a CDS encoding heavy metal translocating P-type ATPase, which translates into the protein MSLTTPDSSHSIQLDIEGMTCASCAQRVEKGLNTVPGVTATVNYATEKATIWAAEPDVSALVEQVEKSGYKARAHSADSPPKPDRVAALRRRVLISSIFTLPVVVLSMVPLVQFPGWQWVVLALALPVATWGAWPFHRSAWVNAKHGQATMDTLVSIGVLAATLWSLYALILGGAGEIGMTMSMHLFAPPDQIGNEIYLEVAAAVTTFILLGRYLETRAKRDAGKALASLLEAGVAEARVIREIPGPEGTIDIETVVPIDQLLVGSRCVVRPGDRIPTDGIVLEGSSAVDQSLVTGESVPVEVQPGTSVIGGTINSHGRLVVEASRVGADTHLARMATIVERAQNGKARAQRLADQISGVFVPIVIVLSILTLIGWLIFGPSAEWAFRASVATLIIACPCALGLATPTALLAGTGRGAELGILLSGPEALEASRHVDTVVLDKTGTLTTGSMSVSHSVVDTEHEDEFWSYLVSLESTSSHPIAQALVAHAEHVRSYPVEGASADAGFGVQGTIEGRSVRVGRSTWLSEGQLSVPQHLTDAFNDQRLDAYTAVWLAVDGELWGGVYLSDEPKPQAAATIAALHARNLQVVLLTGDSQGPAEHVAGQLGIDRVIAGVSPEGKVDAVSALQDEGHRVAMVGDGINDAPALATANVGIALGSGTDQAMSAGDITITRGDIEQVPTALALASKTLGTIRGNLFWAFAYNVVAIPLAVGGVLNPLIAGAAMAFSSVFVVTNSLRLRRFRATTAGA